The DNA region ATTTGTTTACATTTATATTCTCATAAAGTGTGGCTTTCATTTTATAGTTCAATTATAAAAAGTATATATTATTTTTTATGTAAATTCTCAGCCATTAATATTAATTCCTGCCTTTATGGATTTTCTTGATGCTGAAATCCAGACGCCGCCGCCTATAAGAAACACGGCACCTGCAATTGTATAAACACCAGGTACCTGTTTTAATAATATAAATGCAAAGATTATTGCAAAAACAGGATCAAGGTATGTTAATATTGAAACAGGCTCAATACCTATCCTTTTCATAGAATCGTACCATAAAAATAATGCAAGAACAGTCTGGATTGCACCGGAGAATATAATTATAAAAACAACGTTAAAATCAATTTTAAACCTAAGTAAAAATATAAATGGAAACAGTATTATTATTGATATAAAGGATTGCATAAAAATTAAATTGAATGCACCCTTTTTTGATGAAAGCCTGCTGAATATTGTTAAAAGGCCATATGTTATTCCTGATAACAATGCAATTATTATTCCTGCAATGTTTATATCAATGGACGTCACAGCCATGATAAAAACACCAAGAAGCGATGCAAAAGATGCGATATATCCACGCATGGTAGTTTTTTCACCTGCCAGTGGGGCAAGCAGTATTGCTATTACAGGCCCTGTGTAATAAAACACTATCGCCTCAGAAACAGGTATTAAAAATATTGAATAAAACAAAAGGATCCAGTTAAGTGAAAGCAGTATTCCTGAGGCTATTTCATTATATTTTATATTCCATATTAACTTTATTGATTCTCTCTTTAATATAAATAGAATAATAATGAATGAAATTAACACCCTGAAAAATACAAAAACCGGGGATGGCAGGCCAGACCATAGGGCAAAAACAGGTATCGATCCCCATATGACTGTTGATGCAAGCATTTCGGAAATCCCAAGGTTTTCACTTCTCATTTAAGCATAGATATATTATAAAATTATTTTTAATTATGCTATTTTATCACCAGGCTCGCCGCCATCAGGGGTTAAAAGCTTAACACCATCACCTGTAATTGCACCAAGAACAAGAACCTCTGAGATAAAATTTGCAATCTGTTTTGGTGGAAAATTGACAACAGCTATTATTTTTTTATTTATTAATTCATCCTTTTTATAGTTTGTAATCTGTGCCGAGGAGTTTTTATATCCTATAATATCACCAAAGTATATTTTTAACTTATATGCCGGCTTTATTGCCTCCTTAAAGTCAGAAACCTCCTTTATAATTCCAACACGAATATCGATTTTTGAAAAATCATTGTATGTAATCATAAAAAATTATAATAATAAAATATATTTATTGTTTATTATTGTTTATCACGATAATTTCATTACCGCAAAAAAATATTTATATTATTAAAAAATCTTTGTATAAATGAATACAAAAAACAGGCATAATAATCAAAAAAGAAGGTATACAAAAAAGCTTGATATGAGAAAGAACGCGGAGTTTAACTACATGCTGGGAACCATAGTCAGGGACCTGCCTGATAGCGTACGCGGTGCAATACGCGGTGGTATATACTCAATAGCCTCAAAAAAGGGTATATTTGAGGCCAAGGACTTTATAATAAAGCAGAGGGAGGCCGGTATAATAGATGAAAATACCGAGAAAAAGCTGATTGATCTAATTTTTGATTACAGTAAATACAGGCAATAAATATTTATAACAGGCTTTAATGTTAAAAAGATATTAAATACAAGTTACAAATAGGGATTATATTAAGGTGATATAATGAAGATGCCAAAGCAAATTGAAGCTTACTGTCCGTACTGCAAAAAACACACAACACATGATGTTGAGCGCGTTCGTAAGAGAAAGGCCAGCGAGCTTAAGGCCGGTCAGAGGAGATTCAGAAGGGTAACATCTGGTTATGGAGGTTTCCCAAGGCCAAGGTACGAGGGCCGTGAGAAGCCAACAAAGAGAATAGCCTTAAGATTAAGATGCACCGTCTGTAAAAAGGCTGTGACACCTCCAAGCATAAGGGCAAAGAAGTTTGAGATTGTGGAGGAGTAAACATGAAAGACTTTGTTAAGATAAGGCATGTTAACGACCATTTTGTTAAGATAAAGTGCAGGAACTGCGGGAACGAGCAGCTGGTCTTTGCAAGAATATCATCGCAGGTAACATGCAATATATGCGGGTCCACCATAGCAAAGCCGACAGGAGGCCTTCTTGCAGCGGCCGGCGATCTTGTAGGCGGAGGCAAAGATGAAAAGCCTGCCTGATGTTGGCGATCTTGTAGTCGTTACAATAAAGGAAATAAAGAACTACGGTGCAATAGTAACACTTGATGAGTACGAAAATGTAACAGGTTTCATTCATATAACCGAGGTTGCCACAGGCTGGATAAAGCATATAAAGGATTATCTCAAGGAAAACCAGAAGACCGTATGCAAGGTTCTGGACGTCGATAAAAGCAGAAGGCATGTTGATCTTTCACTTAAAAGGGTGAATGAGCATCAGCGCAGGGAGAAGATTGAGGAATGGAAGAACGAGGAAAAGGCCTTTAAGCTGCTGGAAATCGTTGCAAACAACCTTGGCATATCAAAGGAAGATGCAATGAAGGAATTTGGTGACCGTTTAATAGAAAACTACGGTACATTATACGATGCATTTTTTGACGCCGCATCAAATGATGAATTCATGTCATCAGACAATTCAAAGTGGCGCAGTGTTTTTGTCAGGATTGCAAGGGAAAACATAGTAATACCAAAGGTTGAGATATCCGGCTACCTTGAGCTTTATTCATTATCATCAAACGGCATAGAAAACATCAAAAAGGTTCTTGAAAACGAGGAATCAGAAGATGTAACCATAAGCTATGCCGGTGCCCCAAAGTACCGTATAGTGGTCACGGAATCAAACTACAAAGTTGCAGAGGAGGTCTTAAAAAACAAGCTGAATGAGATATCAGAAAAATCAAAGAAAAATAACGTTTCATATGATTTTGAGCGTGAGGAGTGATGAAATCTTTAATAAGAAGGTGCCCCTCATGCAATATTTACACATTGAAGGAGTACTGTCCGAGATGCTCTGCAAGAACATGCATGGCAATACCTGTCAGGTTCTCACCTGCTGATAAATTCCAGAGGTATCGCCTTATGGAAGAAAGTGATAATTATGGAAAAGATAGTGATTAAATATTATAAAAAGCCCAGGCTTAGCAATCCTGTATTAATTAGTGGCCTTCCCGGTATAGGCAACGTTGGCAAGATAACCGTCGATTATCTAATAGAGAAGTTAAAACCGGAAAGGCTCCTTGATATTATTTCAGAGCATTTTCCACCACAGGTCTTTATTGATAGTAACTCTGTGGTAAGCATAGCAAAGAACACAATGTATTATAAAAAGAGACGCGGTAAGAGCGATTTAATCTTCCTCACAGGTGATTTCCAGGGAACAAGCCAAGAGGGGCAGTACGAATTATCAAGTAAGATACTTGAGATCTGCAAGGAATTAAAGGTTTCAATGATATATACACTTGGCGGTTACAGCATAGGCAGAATCGTTGATAACCCAAGGGTGCTTGGTGCTGTTACAGACATTGATTTAATAGATGATATAAGCAGGGCCGGCGTAATCTTTCCAAAGGGTGAACCTGCAGGCGGTATAGTTGGCTCTGCCGGTTTGATGCTCGGCCTTGGAAAGGAGGTCTTTAACATGAAGGGTGCATGCCTGATGGGTGAAACCTCGGGCTATTTTGCCGACCCAAAGGGAGCAATTGCAATACTAAGGGCGTTAACAAGGATCATAGATGTAACCGTTGATGAAAAGGACATTGAGGAAAAGGCAAGGCAGATAGAGGAAATCACAGAAAAGATGAAGGAAGAAACAACCAGCAAGAACAGGGATGATTTAAACTACTTTGGATAATTTATATAAAACAATATTAAAAACTTTCTTTACATAGTTATAATAAAGATGCAGGGCTTATATAAATATGCTTAAGGTTGGTGATAATGCACCTGATTTTGAGGCCATTTCTGACAGTAATGAAAAGATAAGGCTCAGCGACGAGGTAAAAAAGCACAGGGTCGTTCTATATTTTTATCCAAAGGATGATACACCCGGATGCACAACAGAGGCCTGTACATTCAGGGATAACTACAATGAGCTTTTATCACTCGGTGGCAACGTCATTGGTGTCAGCTCAGACTCAATAGAATCGCACAGAAAATTCAAGGAGAAATACAGGCTGCCATTTACATTAATAAGCGATCCTGATGGCAAGATACGAAAATTATACGATGCAACAGGCTTGATGCTGCCTCCAAGGATAACATATGTTATCGATAAAAACATGAAAATAATCGAGGCCTTTAATTCACAGATGCGGCCAAGGGATCATGTTGAAATATCAATAAATGCATTAAAATCAAAAAATTAGTTTATATCCAGGAATTTTATTTTTTCTATAATCTTTGGTATATCTATATTCATTGGGCACACCTCACGGCAGCCTCCTGAGTGCATGCACAGTTGCGATTTTGAGTAATCCTGCATTGTTATTGCGGACCACATGATGCCCGTTGGCCCTGTATATGGCGGATTCCCAAATTTCCTTCCATAAAGCCTGTATGCAGGGCATGAAAAGTAGCAGCGGCCGCATCTTATGCATAAAAGCGATTCCTTCATTGTTTCATCCCTTGATGCCTCAAGTCTTCCGTTGTCTATTAAAATTAAATGGAACTCTGCCGGACCGGTTGCAGGCGTTACCTTTTTCAATTCTATGTCACCTGTTGAGCTTGGCCCAGAGGTTACATTTATATATGTTGGTGGGTAAAATCCTGCATATGCAGCCTGGACCATTGCCTCCTCAAAGGCATCTGAAAGCCTTGGGACAATCTTGTCTATTCCTGTAACGGCTATATGTATCCTTGGCATGACAGTATCCATTCTTATATTACCCTCGTTCTCGACAAGTATTACAGAGCCTGTATCAGCAGCAATAGCATTTGCGCCGGTTATGCCAACATCAGCATTTACATACTTTTCCATCAAAAAATCACGAACATACTTTACCATGTCCTCTATTGATGTATTATTATTTATACCATCTGAAAGGTTTTTATTTAATAGCCCTGCAACATCATCCTTTGAAAGATGTATTGCAGGCGCAACAAGGTGTGATGGCATATCGTTTCCTATCTGGACAAGGTACTCCCCAAGGTCCGTTTCCCAGACGTCTTTGTTATGTAAATGCTCCCTTAATGATATTTCATATAAAACATTTGATTTTGATAAAACTATTCTGTTTTTATCCTTTATTATATTATCTATTATTGAAAGTGCCTCTTCTTTATTTCTTGCAAAGTGGAAATTGCCGTTTGATGCCTCCACATTTTTTTTAACAAGATTTATATACATTTCAATGTTGTTAATGACCTCAAGCTTTTTATTTCTAAGATCCCTTGCCGCCTCAATTATATATGGATGCTCCTCAAGTATTTTATGAACCTTTGGTGCGTTGTTTTTTATAGCATTTGATACATTTACCGTCCAGTTCATGAAACAACCTCCGCTATATCCTTAACATTTTTTGAGAATTTTGATAGATTTTCATAGCATAGCGGGCAGGCAACAAGTATATTCTCATTCAATGAGCTCAGCTGTTTATATCTTAGCTCTGCCACACCCTCGCTGTCTTTTTCCGAGATTATTCCCAATGGCCCACCGCAGCAGAAACCCATCTCCTTTGATGTTATTAAATAATCCTCTGTTAGCTCTATTCCGGAATCATTTATAAGCGATCTTATCTTATCGTACATGTTATAATGCCTTGAGTAAAGGCATGAATCATGGAAAACATATGATCCGGTTCCGGTGAATTTCACAAGCTCAAGGTAGTTTTTTACATCAAGATCAAGATTGGCCCTCTTAATAGCGTTATGTGTATGCGGATCAAGGGTTATTATCCTTTTTACACCATGCCCTTTAAAGAAATCGTTTAATCTCTTCGAGTAATCATTGAACGCATCAATCATGCCAAGCTCAATTAACAGTGCGCCGCTGTATGGCTCCTCATCATAAAGATATCCAAATTCCACGTCTGACTTTTTAAGCATTTCAGAGATATTTTTTAATATTTTAAATGACCTGTTCATTTGATCCATATCAGGTTTAAAAAGGCCTGCGAGGGACATTAAGCTCCTTGGTATTTTTATTTTTGAAAATGAATTTGCATATCTTTCAAATTTTTTTAATAACGGTGCGATCTGATACATGTAAGATGTGTAGATTACTGTTTCACCTCCATGCCTTATATCGTTTGTCCATGATGAGAAAAGCTTTTTATCCAATGGAAATGGTAAATAGCTTTCCATGAGGTTTTTGTATATAATGTCCCTTATATTTTTTAGATAATTCACGTACATATAAATAATAAAATAAGTTTGTATTTAATGTTTATTCCTTACATGTCTTAAGATACCTATCAAACCATGCAAGCTTTTTATACAGTCTATCGATCATATTTTTTGGTATGCCGGCCCTGGCATGCTCATGGTTATCACCAAGGTATCTTATTAATTCCGTATCTATATTGTTAAGCTTTAGTCCAATGAAAAACTGCTCTGCCTGCTCTATAGGGCATCTATAGTCCTCCTCGCCCGTTATTAACATCAATGGCGTTTTTACGTTTTTAACATATTTTATAGGCGAATATTTCATTAGTTTTTCAATGGATTCGTCCTTGTATGGATCATCTATGTTAAGCTGTATTGCATTGAACCAGAATCCTATGTCGCTTGTTCCTATCATGCTTAAAAGGTTTGATATGCTTCTCTCTGAAATGCCGCACTTAAAGTAATCATAATGCGATACTATCCAGTTTGTTAAATAGCCGCCATAGGAACCACCGGTAATGCCAAAGCAGTTTTTTATATTATATCTTTTCCTTATGTATTCTATTAGATCAAATATGTATTTTGTATCAAGATTTCCCCAGTCACCAACACAGGCCTTTTCATATTCCTGGCCGTAGCCGGTGCTGCCCGGGGGATTTGAATATAATATGTTATATCCGTTATCATAAAAGTACTGGAACTCTATATAATATGATCTTCCGTATGCCGCATTTGGTCCGCCATGTATAAAAAGTATCGTTGGTGCATCCCTTGAATAAAGCATAAAAAATGCCTCCCCATTCATAAAGTCAATGATCTCCGTGGTTTTTCCATTTACATTGTTTATATCAATCTCGCCATTAAAATTTATAATACATGGTTTTTCCGGCGTTGAATATATGTAAGCAAGTCCAGAGTCATTCACGTCGAACTCCCTTATGTAATAATTATTATCGGTTACCTTCTCTATCTTATCAGAGATTCTGTATATGTTTGAATATGATCTTTCCTGTGCTATTATATAAAGATCATCATTATAAAATTTCATCTGCCTTCCGGTGGACATAAATGAATCGCTTATTATGCTAACCGCAGAGTCGCTGCCAACGATTAAATCATTATTATCCATTCTCAGCCTCCTCACCTCACCTGCCTTCATTGCCGGACTCCATGTGAATGCAATTTTTCCTCTTTCTGATACTGCAATTGATGACACATCAATGTTTTCTGCGATCTTTTCCATGATGTTTCCTGAAAAATCTATTTTATAAAGATTTGATATATTATAATCGTTCAGCTCATTTACAAGTATAAAATCATCGTTTGCGGCCGCATCGCCCACATCACCACTGAATATGCATCTTCCATTAATGTCATATAAATGGAAGTTCGTTGATAAATAACCGTATCCATTGAACCTGTATTTTAGCCTTTTTGCCTCAAAGAATGTTTTTTCCTCAGGTTTTTCCCTGGCTATTGCAAGTATTCTGTTGCCTGCTGAAATGATCTTTTTTATTTTAAAGAATGATGCAACCCTCTGCGGTTCGGAGCCATAATCAAGCCTTATTATGCTATCTTCATCCTTACCAGATCTTATATAATAAAGGGCTCCATTAAAAACAGGATTATGATCATTTCCGGAGAAGGTTATTTTTTTATCTCCATGGTATATATAAGTCCTGTACTCGCCGTTCTCTATCTCCTTTACGGTGTAAAAAAGGCCGCCGTCAAGAGAAAGGTCACCTGCAATTCTTATACCATAAGCTTCCTCTGGTTTCATAATGGTTTATCTATGTTAAATATTAACATTTTTGCCAATTTATTTATAATGATTTTTGATAAGCATTTAATGAGGGCCATTCTTATAAACAAGAGCAATGTAAAAAAGATATCAAAGTTTTTCAATGGTGATAGGGAAAAGATGAATATTACAGAAAAATTCATAGAATACTTTGGCGATAATATAGTCTTTGTAAAATACTATGAGGACTCCGATATAGATCTCAAGGTTAAAACATACAAAAATGATTATAAATACATAAAAATAATAATATCAAGCAACAACGTCTTTAATATTATGCTACTGGATTTAAAAAGCAGGAGGATTGGCAGGTCCAATCTTTACTCAATAATAAGGTCTTCAGCAGATCTTTCCAGGGAAACAAGATCTGAGATCTCAAGATTTCTGGACGTTATAATAGGCAGAAAGAATTTAATATGGTTATTATACGATAGCAATACCGGGTATACGTTCCCTGTTAATAATTATATAATAAAGGATATAATAATGGATCAAATATACAGCTTGAACAGATCCTCGACACTGCAGCCGGAACATAATATAGAGGTGCCGGTATCATACATAACATCATACTGGAAAAACTATCTAAAGAGAAACAATAAGAGATCAATCGATGTATGGCACCAGATGATCTTTTAAATTAAATAAAACTTATTTATTAATTATGGATATCATTTAGATATAAATGGATTACGATATCGATCTTGCAATTGTTGGTGGCGGCCTTGCCGGTCTTTCAGCTGCCATTACCGCATCCAGGCTTGGGATATCTTGCATAGTCCTTGAACGCGGTGAGTACTCAGGATCAAAGAACGTAAGCGGTGGCAGAATGTACATTCATTCACTGAAGCGGCTCCTTGGCGATAGATTTGATGAGGCCCCTCTGGAACTGCCCGTTGAGTCAGAGCGCTATTTTATAAAATGCGGTGAAAAATCAATTAGCTTCTCATTTTCTGAGGAGAATAAAAAAAATAGCTACACTGTGCTCCGTGCAAAGTTTGACCGCTGGCTATCGCAGTTTGCAGAGGAAGCCGGTGTGCCAGTTTCATATAGTACCCTGGTAAAAAATGCATCAAGGGACAATGGAATAATGCTTGAGACAAACCGTGGTGATATAAGGGCGCCACTTGTTATAGAGGCGGATGGCGTTGGCTCCTCATTATCAAGGTTTCTTGATAAAAAGGAGTTAAAACCAGAGTTTTACATGCTTGGCATAAAGGAGATCATTGAAAGCGGTGAAAACAAAACAGGTGAGGCCAATACATTTATAGGCTACAGCGGGGGCGTCAAGGGCGGTGGCTTTATGTACACGAATAAAAACTCAATATCGCTCGGTCTAACATTGAAGATCGAATCATTGCAGAATAATAACGAAATATCACACGAACTGATAGAGAAATTCCGTGAATCACTGAACATAGATGGCAAAATACTTGAATACTCGGCGCATATGATACCATTCTACGGATATAAAAACATAAAAAATATATCATCAGAGAACCTGCTTGTAACAGGCGATGCAGCCGGACTTTTAATAAACGATGGTTTTGCAATACGCGGCATGGACCTTGCAATAGAATCAGGAATGATAGCGGCGCAGGCGGCAGAAAAGATCTTAAAATCAAAGAATTATGGTGATACATCAATATACAATAAAATGATGTATGGCAGCCAGGTCATGAACGATCTAAAAACGGCATCCAGCATCTTTGATTTATTTAACAGCGATGAGTTCTTTAATGTCTATCCAAAGGTTTTATGCGATGCCTTTTCAAAGGTCTTTACCGTTGATGATGATTACAGAAAGCCCTTTATAAAGTATGCAATGGAGGGCGCGCACGATAATAATATAAGCCTGTTATCGATGCTTAGAAATATCATGAGGGTGATGTGAATGGATCTTTTAAAAAGATTATCACTTGAAAAGCACGATGTTGATTCAAAACCACATATAACGGTTAATCTGGATATCTGTGCAAAATGTAAGGAAAAGCCATGCGTAAGGGTTTGCCCCGCAGGCACATATGATCCTGACCCAGAAAAAATAATGATAGTACACTATGAAAGATGCGTTGAATGCAGCGCTGCCCTTGTGGCATGCCCTTACGGCTCCATAAAGTTTAGCTATCCAGAAAAGGGTGTTTCGTACACCTATGGATAATTTCTGAAGATCTCTGATCTGCATGAGCATGATCTGAACTGGCAGGAATCTATTGAAAACTCAGGGCACATATCAAGATCCTCTGGTTTATCATTTTTTAACGCATCATTTATTTTATCAATTAATGATTTTGCATTATTTTTTAATATATTAAGATCAAAGCTGTATTTATATGCTAAGATCTTCATGTTCATTTTTGGATATAAAACTATTATATAACCAGTCTCTGAATTCCTGTTTGCGCATTCAAATGCAAGCTCCTTTACATATGTTTCAGGTGGATTACGCTCGTAAATGGAATTATTTACCTTTGCTATATATGGAATAAATTTGCTATCATAAATGTTTCTTGCAATGTACCTGTCATTGCTTATTATATTTAAACAGGAGCTTTTGTTTTGCCTCCTTTGCTCCTCTGGTGTTATTGCAAATTGTGATTCTGATATTGCATCATTTAATATATAGAACAACCTGTTGTTTTCATATTTTGATGGCCCAATTGCCCTCTTTTTTACTATATCGTCATTTTTTATTCTGTGATAGTACCTCCTTGGATATATCAAATCATGGTATGATATTCCAGGATAATTTGAAAGATTTACCTTTATATCAAAGCTTTTTATATCTATCAGGCCGTCAAGCCATTTATAATCCAGGGTGTCAAGCTCATCGCATCTGCATAATTTATCATGGTGCAGTGTACAGCTCTGTATGTATCTGCATTTTGGCACCCCATTGCCATCATCGAACATTTTATATCTTCTTAGCATTTCATTTTCAATTTCATTGCCTTTTATTATTTTTACAATAAAGCCATATGATTCCATTTTATCATTAACAAAGACAAGCCTGCATTCATCGTTTTTATTCATTACAGCGTAAAATATGCACTGCTCAAGATCCATTATATATTTATTTTTAACGTCATCAATGGTTATTGCCTCGGCATGCTTGCTCTTGAACTCAACAATGTAATTTTCAAAGACAAAATCTATCCTGCCTATTATACCCTTTAAATTGTTTTTACCTGCGACGGTCTCCTCAAAGGACATAAAACCAGGCATATTCTCGAAGAATGACCTTGCCATTTCATGCATCTCGCCGCCTGATTCAAGTATTCTTACCTGCTCCTCAGGTATCTTGTAGTCATTATTTCTTACATAGATGGAATATGCAGGATTTACAAGATCTGTTACATATATGTACCTTATATTTTTACTGTATTCCTTGATGAAGATATTCTTTATTATTCCTGATAGCTCATTATCCAGGGTAAATGATGAAATCATGTTATGATTATATAATAAAAACTAAAAAGTTTTTCAAACAATTATATTTTAATATTATTTATGAATTAACTTACAAGATATTAAAATAGCAATAGGTGGAATCATTGGAAATAAGGCAGATTGTTTATCCGGGTGAGAAGATAGATCTCGAAGGCCAGAAGCCAAGGAACGGCCTTTATGAGGAGAATGACGAATACTACTCAGAATATTTTGGCGTTGTTCAGAAAAGTGATAAATTTATAGACATAGTACCATTCAACGGGCCCTACATGCCAAGGATCAACGACAAGGTTATAGGCAAGGTAATCGATGTCAGTGCAACGATGTGGACCGTTGATATAAACTCACCATACTTCTCATTGATGCATATGAACGACACGCCATGGCATGTTACATCCGGCGACCTAAGGAAATATTTAAATGTTGGCGATTACATATATGCAAAGGTATCAATACTCAACGAGATAAAGGAAAGCTGGCTCTCGCTTAAAGATGTAAACCTAAGAAAGCTTGAGGAGGGCAGTATAATATACATAAAGGCCCCAAAGGTGCCAAGGGTCATAGGCAAGGCCGGAAACATGATAAACATGATAAAGAGCGAAACAAATACAAAGATCATCGTTGGCCAG from Picrophilus oshimae DSM 9789 includes:
- a CDS encoding DMT family transporter — protein: MRSENLGISEMLASTVIWGSIPVFALWSGLPSPVFVFFRVLISFIIILFILKRESIKLIWNIKYNEIASGILLSLNWILLFYSIFLIPVSEAIVFYYTGPVIAILLAPLAGEKTTMRGYIASFASLLGVFIMAVTSIDINIAGIIIALLSGITYGLLTIFSRLSSKKGAFNLIFMQSFISIIILFPFIFLLRFKIDFNVVFIIIFSGAIQTVLALFLWYDSMKRIGIEPVSILTYLDPVFAIIFAFILLKQVPGVYTIAGAVFLIGGGVWISASRKSIKAGINING
- a CDS encoding tRNA-binding protein, which encodes MITYNDFSKIDIRVGIIKEVSDFKEAIKPAYKLKIYFGDIIGYKNSSAQITNYKKDELINKKIIAVVNFPPKQIANFISEVLVLGAITGDGVKLLTPDGGEPGDKIA
- a CDS encoding 50S ribosomal protein L44e, with amino-acid sequence MKMPKQIEAYCPYCKKHTTHDVERVRKRKASELKAGQRRFRRVTSGYGGFPRPRYEGREKPTKRIALRLRCTVCKKAVTPPSIRAKKFEIVEE
- a CDS encoding 30S ribosomal protein S27e, encoding MKDFVKIRHVNDHFVKIKCRNCGNEQLVFARISSQVTCNICGSTIAKPTGGLLAAAGDLVGGGKDEKPA
- a CDS encoding translation initiation factor IF-2 subunit alpha; amino-acid sequence: MKSLPDVGDLVVVTIKEIKNYGAIVTLDEYENVTGFIHITEVATGWIKHIKDYLKENQKTVCKVLDVDKSRRHVDLSLKRVNEHQRREKIEEWKNEEKAFKLLEIVANNLGISKEDAMKEFGDRLIENYGTLYDAFFDAASNDEFMSSDNSKWRSVFVRIARENIVIPKVEISGYLELYSLSSNGIENIKKVLENEESEDVTISYAGAPKYRIVVTESNYKVAEEVLKNKLNEISEKSKKNNVSYDFEREE
- a CDS encoding RNA-protein complex protein Nop10, which encodes MKSLIRRCPSCNIYTLKEYCPRCSARTCMAIPVRFSPADKFQRYRLMEESDNYGKDSD
- a CDS encoding proteasome assembly chaperone family protein encodes the protein MEKIVIKYYKKPRLSNPVLISGLPGIGNVGKITVDYLIEKLKPERLLDIISEHFPPQVFIDSNSVVSIAKNTMYYKKRRGKSDLIFLTGDFQGTSQEGQYELSSKILEICKELKVSMIYTLGGYSIGRIVDNPRVLGAVTDIDLIDDISRAGVIFPKGEPAGGIVGSAGLMLGLGKEVFNMKGACLMGETSGYFADPKGAIAILRALTRIIDVTVDEKDIEEKARQIEEITEKMKEETTSKNRDDLNYFG
- a CDS encoding peroxiredoxin — protein: MLKVGDNAPDFEAISDSNEKIRLSDEVKKHRVVLYFYPKDDTPGCTTEACTFRDNYNELLSLGGNVIGVSSDSIESHRKFKEKYRLPFTLISDPDGKIRKLYDATGLMLPPRITYVIDKNMKIIEAFNSQMRPRDHVEISINALKSKN
- a CDS encoding LUD domain-containing protein, with translation MNWTVNVSNAIKNNAPKVHKILEEHPYIIEAARDLRNKKLEVINNIEMYINLVKKNVEASNGNFHFARNKEEALSIIDNIIKDKNRIVLSKSNVLYEISLREHLHNKDVWETDLGEYLVQIGNDMPSHLVAPAIHLSKDDVAGLLNKNLSDGINNNTSIEDMVKYVRDFLMEKYVNADVGITGANAIAADTGSVILVENEGNIRMDTVMPRIHIAVTGIDKIVPRLSDAFEEAMVQAAYAGFYPPTYINVTSGPSSTGDIELKKVTPATGPAEFHLILIDNGRLEASRDETMKESLLCIRCGRCYFSCPAYRLYGRKFGNPPYTGPTGIMWSAITMQDYSKSQLCMHSGGCREVCPMNIDIPKIIEKIKFLDIN
- a CDS encoding (Fe-S)-binding protein; this encodes MYVNYLKNIRDIIYKNLMESYLPFPLDKKLFSSWTNDIRHGGETVIYTSYMYQIAPLLKKFERYANSFSKIKIPRSLMSLAGLFKPDMDQMNRSFKILKNISEMLKKSDVEFGYLYDEEPYSGALLIELGMIDAFNDYSKRLNDFFKGHGVKRIITLDPHTHNAIKRANLDLDVKNYLELVKFTGTGSYVFHDSCLYSRHYNMYDKIRSLINDSGIELTEDYLITSKEMGFCCGGPLGIISEKDSEGVAELRYKQLSSLNENILVACPLCYENLSKFSKNVKDIAEVVS
- a CDS encoding alpha/beta hydrolase family protein; this translates as MKPEEAYGIRIAGDLSLDGGLFYTVKEIENGEYRTYIYHGDKKITFSGNDHNPVFNGALYYIRSGKDEDSIIRLDYGSEPQRVASFFKIKKIISAGNRILAIAREKPEEKTFFEAKRLKYRFNGYGYLSTNFHLYDINGRCIFSGDVGDAAANDDFILVNELNDYNISNLYKIDFSGNIMEKIAENIDVSSIAVSERGKIAFTWSPAMKAGEVRRLRMDNNDLIVGSDSAVSIISDSFMSTGRQMKFYNDDLYIIAQERSYSNIYRISDKIEKVTDNNYYIREFDVNDSGLAYIYSTPEKPCIINFNGEIDINNVNGKTTEIIDFMNGEAFFMLYSRDAPTILFIHGGPNAAYGRSYYIEFQYFYDNGYNILYSNPPGSTGYGQEYEKACVGDWGNLDTKYIFDLIEYIRKRYNIKNCFGITGGSYGGYLTNWIVSHYDYFKCGISERSISNLLSMIGTSDIGFWFNAIQLNIDDPYKDESIEKLMKYSPIKYVKNVKTPLMLITGEEDYRCPIEQAEQFFIGLKLNNIDTELIRYLGDNHEHARAGIPKNMIDRLYKKLAWFDRYLKTCKE
- a CDS encoding FAD-dependent oxidoreductase, yielding MDYDIDLAIVGGGLAGLSAAITASRLGISCIVLERGEYSGSKNVSGGRMYIHSLKRLLGDRFDEAPLELPVESERYFIKCGEKSISFSFSEENKKNSYTVLRAKFDRWLSQFAEEAGVPVSYSTLVKNASRDNGIMLETNRGDIRAPLVIEADGVGSSLSRFLDKKELKPEFYMLGIKEIIESGENKTGEANTFIGYSGGVKGGGFMYTNKNSISLGLTLKIESLQNNNEISHELIEKFRESLNIDGKILEYSAHMIPFYGYKNIKNISSENLLVTGDAAGLLINDGFAIRGMDLAIESGMIAAQAAEKILKSKNYGDTSIYNKMMYGSQVMNDLKTASSIFDLFNSDEFFNVYPKVLCDAFSKVFTVDDDYRKPFIKYAMEGAHDNNISLLSMLRNIMRVM
- a CDS encoding ferredoxin family protein, with protein sequence MDLLKRLSLEKHDVDSKPHITVNLDICAKCKEKPCVRVCPAGTYDPDPEKIMIVHYERCVECSAALVACPYGSIKFSYPEKGVSYTYG